The genomic interval tgtcagacGTCCTCGTCTGAACGCTAAAAATTCTGCTGATCTCAGATCAATAGCTTGTATTATTCTGCTTCTGATGAGGAGTTAATCATCAGAGCATGGTTAGTCGATGACAGAGCAGCTGCTGGATCAATACTAAGGGTCGACACGAAGGTcgccctcagacacacacaaacacacagacacacacagttctTGGTCAGGGCACAGGGATGATTATACCTCATTAGGAGTGCTGAGCTTGTCGTCAGCTGATCACCTCTCACCCTTCGTCCTCTTTACCTGAACCCAGAGCTTCTTCAGGTTGTGGACGTTGCGATCCAGAAGCTGCTGACCAGGTGTGATGATGTCCAGCAGCTGGGTGCACCTGCTTAGTGTACCCCTGGGTGTCATTTTCCGACAGACCTGGAGTTGAAAGTTAATACAAATGTAAAGTTTGGTTCTATGCAGCATTTAGACCGAGGCCCTGTTTGCATTACACCTGGGTGTATCCTTCACACACTGGGCTGGAGCAGGTATCAGTTCAGAATgtcaaacaaacagtaaaatgaaAAGTCAGAACTCTTAAAATAAGATCAGTGTCTTGTTTACAGGAAGATTAGTGAAATAGCATTCAGACAAGGGGGAGAGTCATCTGTGGTCGGACGATCCTCTGAGAGTTTACTCAGACAGTTAGCTGATTCAGAGGTTTCATTGGACAAGTAAgccatgtttaaaataaatacagagctGTCCCTTCAGACACACTGCTCTGTTCCTCCCCTGCAGGAGCTGCTTGATCTCAGGTGGAGCTTCCAGAACACAGTGAAACATGGGATGGCAGCATGCTGGGCCAGGGAGATGTAGGAGGATGTAGCAAAGTTGGGCGTAAGAGGCGATTATTTCACACCCAGCTGACGAACCCAATTAGACATGTGACAGAGGAGATGATACTAAGTTTCTGTTTAGGGTCAATCTAAGACTCTCTTCCTGTAAAAAACTCTTCCATCCTCACACTCAACAGTTAAACTCTCCTGAACAGACTGAAGACTTCAGggttttcctgtgtttttgacCTTAGACAGCTCCAGCCAACACATGTAGACTTGTTTTCATGAATGTTTAACATACTTCGAGGGTCAAATGCAAAATCCATGCAAATATATGCAAATGCCCTTTGCAGATGAGAGCAGTGATTTCAGGTGAAGAAGCTCCCTGAGTCCGCAGAGCGGGCGTGTTTGGAGCTGTGTCGGACCTGGGATCCTGTCTGTACAGGAGAGAGACTCAGGAAAGGTCTCTCCTCAACTCTCTCTGCTCCAGGTTTTCTTCTTAGCTCCTGTTCTTTCATCAGTTTATCAAACAACTGAATCAATTAATCAGAAGACCTATTCCCCTTGTTTCCAGTGTGTTCTCTCTCCACCATACTGAGTGCTGGCTAGCTCCTCCACTTTTAAAGCCAGTTGAGAAGTCTCTCTGAAGTTCAAACCtttgtataataataatgtgtgGTATCAAATCAACCACACCTCTGTCTCATCTGTATTTAACAGTGTGATTGTTTCCTTGTGCGTTTTGACATGTTAGTGTTATTGGTGTGGTTAAGACAGAAATTCTTCAGTCAAATACATGTACACCGCTGACATTCAGGTTCATATTTTAGTTAAAggggaacacacacaaacctaacCAAGGCAAACAGACTCTTCCTTTCAATCattgcatgtttgtgtcttctCATCACCTTCTCAATAAACTTAAATGAAATGATGCATCAGAAGAAAGGCAGATATGATCTTCTCTTCAGATTTCAACAACCAGGTGAACTTTTTAAACGTGTGATTTTGCATAATGTTGCACAATTGTATCAACATATATTAGCGCAGAGAGCAGAGCCTCTGTGATAATGCTCTCATCATGTTATCATTTCAATGAGCTGAACACTACGACAGAGCCCTTAGCCTATGTTAACTTTAAGCGAACAGAGATGCTTTCTTTGATGCTTAATATGAAGATAgcattaaaagaagaaacacaggaCACTTTCTGTGCActaagacagaaacacacatgtcTGCATGTGTTCAGCTGTTAGCTAGTGTGCCAGTGTAtcacactgaaacacatttaaagtatttatgaCTGTTTAAAGTCAGACGTCAGCTCATAGTGAAGCTAAATTTAACTCAGAGTGTTCCCAAATATTAGCAGGGAGAGCCTCATTCACAGATACTTATCATCACAGCAGCACCCTGTGGACTCTGGTTGTGTGAGTGTGATATGGGATGCATACATTCCACCCCCAACCCCCTTCCCTTCCCCTCCTCCGTAACCCCCGCCCACATTCCCACTCACCCATtgtgctcctttttttctcttcctcttatcCTTGCCCTTGGCCCTACACGGCCCCTCAGCACCCACCCATTGAGCCAGACCAGAGGTGCTGTTAGGTCAGATGCggtgcaggacacacacacgcacacacacacacacagtgacccTCACTCTATGTGTTCGCGGATCACTTCACAGGACAATCTTCCGAtccatctctgctctctgctcagaAAGACTCTGCagtctcctctttctctccttcactctgtcacactcacacacaccgtgtcactgtgtgtgtgtgtgagggcatATTTAGAATATGCAGACACATCTTAACTTTTGCACCCctgcacgaacacacacacacacacccccacacacacacagtttgctATAAGGGTCAGCTGAAGGCAGAGCATCACAAAAGTTTGGGAATTCCCCAAATTGGCTAAGTATCCAAAATTCTGCTTATACAATCTTTAATGTAgataacagaaataaaataaagcaaatgagaaaatacacaccataaaaagaaagataacCAGTGACTAACAGtctcaaatgtttattttattgtcagAACATTCAGGTATAAAGGTCTGCTACCTTTGTTAACTCAAGGCACATTCAAATAAATgagtaaaggtgtgtgtgtgtgtgtgtgtgtgtgtgtgtgtgtgtgtgtgtgtgtgtgtgtgtgtgtgtttgtgtgtgtgtgtgtgtgtgtgtgtgtgtgtgtgtgtgtgtgtgtgtgtgtgtgtgtgtgcgtgtgtgtgtgtgtgtgtctgtgtgtgtgtgtgtgtgtgtgtgtgacatatCCAAAAGAGTAGGTTAATGGAAGTTAATGAGAAAAACTTTCCAAACCAAAGTATGCACAGAAAGTAGAGGCATGGAGGCAGGGCCtgaagagcacacacacacacacacacacacacacacacacacacacacacacacacacacgcacacacacacacactcacactcacacacacacacacacacacacacactgggtgagtgagtgaatgaatgaaaggcaGAGctgtggatgaatgaatgggGTTGGCAGAGAAAATGAATGAACAGTTTTGCGGACTGTGAATCAGGTGAGGAGAGCATACTGCAGACGTAGATCTGTTAATGAATCTGAGTGAACGCCTTTATTTGCACAGTCAGAGTGAAACTGGTCATACCTGCTGTGCACAGGACAGCCTGCAGGAAACTGAAAGAAGTCAGGTATTAAAGGGTCATTCTGATGTTTAACATGCTTTGAGGTCTGTATGGCAAGTACAAAAGTTTGATTTGATCTTTTGCTAACTTTTTAAGACAAATATCGGGTATCACATGGGCAAAGCACATTTCCAAACTTTCTTACATTAGCTGTATTACATTTGCAATAATCTCCTGAAATGTTCAGGGTATGCTGTATGTGTGAACTCTTACAGGAAAAATCTTTAACCCAAGAATATTTCCTGCCAGCCCCCAGTAAAATCCAAGCTAGAAGTCAGGTTGAAttcatgtgtgaatgcagcaggtaAAAGTCAGGAAAATTCTCTGTGAGCGAGCAGGGTGATGACGTTTGTACCATGTGACCGATGTTATCTCTGTAATGAAGATGCCTCATCCTCTTCTCTGCTGCCAGCATGTTCTTTTCCActcaaagaaagacaaacattgTCAGCATAACCTCAGACTCTGCTTTACCACAATATTGGAGGTATTATTCATTTCAAGCGGTGACTACTGGTCATTTTCTGCCTCCTGAGACCTTCTCCCTCAACCCCCATCCGAGAGAGAAAACTTCAAGCTGCAAGGGCCATGTGTGAATAACAGCTCTTGAAAATTTCAGTTGGCAAGCTGTCCTGAAATGCTCTGGAAATTTACAGGAGTGCATGTGGATATAGGCTTTTGAGAGTTTGAGcttaatggtttgtgttttattcctttactcaaaccatagactgtataaataatggacgtagtatctgtgacgtcacccatctgttcctgagcgctgttttgaagccatattggtgatgctgaattcaaccaaacttagtgtgaggaaaagaggcagggtttgaacctcctagccaacagctatgtgttcccgcctgtcagtcaagtcagtcatgtccttaaatgggcaaaacacgtaatcttaatatcttctaaactggcacattagaaaaaatcaccgcccctacagtgtgtgccggtcgagaaatgagctatccagactacactcgttttttgtaccaggctgtaaacatgtttatttctgctgtaaagatcgtcttctttgattggtgtgtatgtggtttccggtgtttctgcagccagcctcaagtggatcttgatgaattgcagtttataacacttccgcatgggcttcaaagtttgagaccgaaggttgTCACTTGACTCAAACACAATATTTAAATACCAAGGAATCGTTCAGATGACAACAGCcctatttaaaatgaaacatctgAATTCATATAACAACAGCATGAAAACGATGTGTGTTCACAGAGAATTAAAAAATGGACTATGCATGCCAGGCCAGCAGTTGGCAGCGTCATTTTGAAACACCACAGAAGAGTGCCAGGCACCTTGGCATAATGCTGTTTTTCAACAGAGCGATGAACACAGTAAAAAAGACATTTGTTAGCTTTAAGTGTTAATAAAGTCAGCAGAATCAGCAGTAGCACAAACACATGGCAGTTGTTTGCCGTTGGTGTTTATATCCTCCCCCTCACAAatgattagatttttttctgcaataTCATATACCCGTGCAAATGGAGCTGTGATGTCACCATTTTCAGAGGATCCCTGTATTGCTAGCTTAAGCCTGGATTATACTTCTGCGCTGACCCTATGAAGCAGTGGCTGATGCAGacgtgagcaccacatacttttGCATTGATGGGTCCACGTTGATCTACAGTACTCTGCCGAAACTCTTGAAGGCAGTTTGGTCTCACTGATAGTTGGGTCGCCTGTTCCTGGTCCTGCTTAttttttcacagcacttccgAGCTTATTATATTAATTTTGATATTTCTATTCatcatacagcaattattaCATCGGAGGAGAAGTCGGAGGAGTTGAAATACATGGCCAATGTATAGCCGCTGCACATTatctggaagtgctgtaaattaaAGTAATGCAATGCAATTGAGTGGACTGATCACAGGGGTTTCGGCCAGCTTCACTTTGATGCTAGcgtcagacttccaccagatttgtGTCCAATCTGTCTCCAAATTGCTGTGGTCTGGCTCCCTGCTCCCTCCCGACCGCCTGCGTTATCGGAacggagcagagagcaggaccgccagacagttggagtcatgtgaccacgGTTTTGCcgctgtaattactgcattaatgaatatccaaCTCCTcgcttcatccatgttgtctttactgGCCCATGGAAACCTCTGACCAGTTGACTCTAATCATTATGTCGTAtataagtgaaatacgatctagGGATAACactgagtgtttcatttttagtTAACAGGATGATTTAATTTTgctttggtgcctgacttcctgtcctgctcgatTTGCTTTGATGAGGTTAATTCATCATGCTcgggcatctggcaaaaaaagaagtcttgcgtatctgatccagggGGCTCTGACCTACCAGATCAGAGGTGGAGCTGGAACGCaaaggagcagatccagtggacgTTAAGTGACAAGAATTGAAACCAGTGCGGTGATGGATCATGGGCGGACCGAACAAGAATCTTGTGGATTTGGCtgttagttacattttggaggaggtgcatatCGGGCTACGTAGGAAGGCTTCTGTGTAGAAAAAGGCTTGCGCAGATATATGGTGTAGGCTACGACAACAATTCAACGCAAAAGTATAAACCAGACCAAAGGCTGGCACCTTTAAAAGACTCCACTCTGGATCCCAGTATCAAAAGTTTGCGTTTTCAGCCACCCAAAATGCTGTGTTCCTGTGAAGGAACAATCAAAACTCAACAATAAATAActgttttctgctgttttccttgttaacatccctaaatcatcatgaaaaaaaactTCATCCTGTCTGTGTTCACATCATCACCTGGACTGTCAGCTATGGCAATGTCCCTTCTTCTTCCATGAACTACGTCTGGATAGTGAACTCTCCTGCTGCTTTCCGCTACTTGAGGCTGACCAGTGCCCAGTTTGATGACCTATTAGCTAGGACCAGTACCAGGATCTATCTGATGAACACCAACTAGCAAAGCTCTATTTCAGCTGTGGAGCTCCTGTCCATCCATCTCCACTGAGTCACtctagagaaaataaaaaaaatgttactgcGATTTAATTACCACAaagagatgttactgtgattgtATGACAATGAGTTCATGATTTGACAGGTCAAACTGAGTTTTGATTGACAGGAGAAATTAGGCCtgcatgacatcatcacacaaGTTTCTTATAAAGTTTGATAAACTTTAAGTTGCATGTATGCAAATGACGGGAATCTGTCTGAATGCTGCTTGCCTGCATGAATTAGCATTTGACTCAGGGCTGACCACACCTTCAGATCGTAAACATAACATGCTAATCATCAACATGTTAAACTGCgagcatgtttgcatgtttgcatgtttatgGTACCAGTTAGCCTCATGTTGCTCAGCATGGTTGAGTTTTAATCTTACATCTCTTTTTTGATAAACTAAGATGCAAATATTAAGATATCTGCCATTGTCATGGTGGAAACTAATAAGTCTCGATGATATTCTCTACATGTATAGTCTCTATGACATTTCAGTATCAAGattagctgtgtttgtgtgagttcaACAAGTGTTTGGTCTGAGCATGTTGAAGAAGATTAAGAGTAAGAGCAGCTGTATGTAAAAAGCAGTCTACACAAAAGTAACTGAAGCTCTTATGGATAATTTTCTCTGAGCCACTGTGATCGGGTCTCTGAGGCGGTCTGAGGCGGTCTGTGCCCTGCTGGTCTCACCACAGCTCCCCCCGTCCCTTTAAACACTTCCTGTCTCGTTACCGTAAATCTGCTAGAAGGGCCTCACTGCAAAAGTCACATGCTCCTGCTCCCTTTGTTTCCCACAGAAAcaccctgagtgtgtgtgtgattatgtgtgtgtgtacaggagactacagaagaaacacatcagagagaggagaagagagaagaggacacCTGATAGATCATATCATTGAATATTTCATAGAGAAACGTATTAAATATAGAAGTTTTAGAGGTGTGCTATAAATGCAcactgttttcaaaataaaaatgaagttaaGGAACACTGTTAGCTCATCAAAATAGTGTATTATGGtgtaacaataacaacatattTGTATGACTTAATACAATGTGTAAAATGATTGTATTAATGTTGTGATGTAGTGATTTCAACTTAGAAATatgtattaaaattaaaacaatgaacCACAGCTTGATTATACCGAGTTTATCTGCACACTCAGTGAAGATGAGGAAATAAAGTTAGTAAAGTCATCATGTTTTTACTGCTGTAGATGCAAAATGCATACATGTTTATCAGGGTTTTATTGAGCTGCAGTGTTGATGTGTTCCTCTCTGAAACTCTGCAGGCATTACGGTAGTCGACACAACAGCCCAGAGAGGAATTCAAAGAATGTGGAAAGCTCTGATTCACAGTGAAACTAGACTAAAACGTGTTAAACTTCACACTAAATGAAACTTATAACTCCAGTTCATACAAACATTTCTCCTCACAGAGTCTGATTGATAAACTGTGTCTGAAGCCATCCTGTTAGATCTACTGATCAGTCCTCCCCTTGCCCTCCCTTATCACTTAAATGGCCTTCATATAAAACTAAATGTCTTACTGGTTATTTAAGCCCACTTCAGAGGACTTTGATTAGGTTATCAATAACTCTGTGAACTTTTCCAGAGCACTAAACTTTTCCCCACATGAAAAGTTTCACCGACATCTGCCTAGTAACAGCAAATCCTCCCATTGGTGCAGCTGCAGTCTCCTCCCGTCTGCGTGTGTTACTCTGAACTCGctctcacacactctttgtGAAATATATTGACAAACTTTATATTCCTGAGGTGTTAGATGACCTTGTTCTATGCCCCTTGAGCAAACAGTGACCTGGAGATTAGCTAAAattgtgcttttctttttattcaaacaGAGGGTTAGACAAAAGTTAATGTCTCTCTTTCAGAACAGAACTGGCAAATATAACAGAACATTTCAAAGTATATAATCTATAGATTGGAGCACATTTAAATCAGAAATAGAGCAGCAGACATAGAATAACATTCAGTAAAGTGTTCacaaagtttagtttttatcagAGCTTTGACcccacagagagacaaagactgCAGCTGCAGTCAGATCTGAAGTTGGTTATAATTGTATGGACCTCTCTgatcattttgttgtcataatgAGTTTAAATTAAAGGTGAATGCATCATGGTGGAACTAACATGTTATAACTCATAAAGTGGGTAAGAAGCATGCCCAGAATTTTGGGGAGTGAATCTTTCTACATTACTAACTCACTGAGACAGGTCTGTGTTTATTGATAGGCTTCTTACATGTCATTGAtctaatatataaaataaagtgtgtgttattgtgagcAGCAGGATTCTGTGAGCAGCTTGTTGTCCATGTGCTCCCCTCATGTCCTCGGAGCTGCTCTCATTCACTCtcacaggaggaagaggaggaggtgagccCATACCGCCCCCTACCGGCCACCCCACGCTCCTCCCTCCCCCCAGGACAGACAGAAGTCTCCCAGCCGGAGCCCCGGACCTCCCACCGCCtccccctcctcatcctcctcctcctcagaagCTCGGCGGCTATAGGAGGAGGGGCCCACAGGCTTTCCTTATAGATGTGTATATAATAGAATCCCTTCCTCGCGCGCTCCCTCGCAGACTGCTCGTCTCTTTgatcccccctccctcctccctcttaaCAACAGCTGACGTCATTGCGCGCACCcttttcacctcctcctcctccgtcagcGCGCACGCAGATGGACGCGTTGTGTGTTACGTGTGCGCGTTAGCTGAGCGCGAGGCAGGGGTTTTTGTCTCGCAGAGGGAAGCGCTCTGAGCTTCAGAGGGCTCGCGCACaccggaggagcagcagcacgcagcagcagcagccccgcAACAAGATCGTGATTAAGCCCGCAGAGGAGCCGCAGCCTGACTCGCACACTCTCTGTAACAGGCTGATTAGAACACACAAcactttatcattttttatacTCATTACAACTTTATCATGGAGGACCAGCTGCTCTGCTGCGAGGTGGACTCCATCCGGAGAGCCTACCAGGACGTGAACCTGCTCACGGACCGGGTCCTGCACACTCTGCTGCGCGCAGAGGAGAACTACCTGCCCTCTCCGAACTACTTCAAGTGCGTGCAGAAGGAAATAGTTCCAAAAATGAGGAAGATTGTCGCCACCTGGATGTTAGAGGTACTTCACTCAactttgtatgtgtatgtgtgtgtgtgtgtgtgtgtgtgtgtgtgtgtgtgtgtgtgtgtgtgtgtgtgtgtgtgtgtgagtgtgtgtgtgtgtgtgtgtgtgtgtgtgtgtgtgtgtgtgtgtgtgtgtgtgagagagagagagagagagagagagagagagagagagagagagagagagctgacctgctgcttcctgtgtgtgtgtccgttgtgtttgtgtgtaggctaagtgtgtgtgaacagagcTGATCTAACACATTAGAGATGAATGTGAGTGTTTGAAGCTCACTGTGTGTTATGTTACATAAACGCTGTGAAAAGTATGTCCTCGTGAGTTCTGGGTGGTCCCTTGGCCATAAGAGGAGATCCTGGCTGCAGACTGCTCTCCTGCATGAAAACCTCTATGACACTTTATTCATgatcatctttattttttagaagCTCCTCAGATGTAAAAACTGGAGGAAAatattccaaaataaaagcaatgtaCACGTATGCAGTCCGGCCCGTGCCAGTATTACGCGCCATCTTTGTTGTCGCATGAGGAGGATTTTAATCTCATCAAAAATCTAAAACGTGTCAGGCAATGACAGTGAGTCTattaaaagaagcagaaatgctTCTTTATGATGAGGCGGTTCGGTTGTATGTTCTGCGGACGGTTCGACTGCTTTGAGGGGGGAAACTCGGCTGTTTGAGTCCTCGGAGCTCCGCTGCCCGCGGGGCTGGCGCCGGAAAAAAGCGatttaatcaaaatgtaaaataataaaattaatttaaactgTCGGGTTTGATAGTTGAGATATTTCTTAACATTTACGTGGAAATTTTAGTTAAATTCTTTGcatctttgtatttttaattaatttttgaaCTGCTGTATCGAAGAGCCGAGCAGAGCACGTGAAAGAGACCTCCGCGTGAGAAATGATTTTTATAAAATTCACACGTGTCACAACTCGACACAATTGACCGTCATCCGATCAGGTAATGGATGAGGATCATTTACATGCTGATTTGAAACACGCtgctattttttaaatatttttaaatcttttttgaAAAGATGACGAAGTTGAAATTAGAGAGTGAAACTTCGATGGACGCCACCTTTGTGTCTCAGTCAGAACTGACTGCAAACTAATTCCGCTCTTTCCATCCCCACTGCAGTCTCAAGAAGAGAtagttttctttctgtttataTAAAATCAGCATGTCAAAGTTTGTTTTGAACCTAATTTTAAGTTGAAACGAATTAGATACTCACGGTGTTCGGATTAGTTAAATTTATTTTCGGGTTTTGCGTGCgtaaaacattcacacacatacacattttaaaagctgcagaCCTTTAAGCTCTTTTCTCACCTTTTTCAGGTGTGCGAGGAGCAGAAGTGTGAGGAGGAGGTGTTTCCGCTGGCTATGAACTATTTGGACAGATTTTTATCAGTGGAGGCCACCAGGAAAACCAGGCTGCAGCTTCTGGGAGCCACGTGCATGTTTCTAGCATCCAAGATGAAGGAGACGGTTCCTTTGACGGCGGAGAAACTCTGCATCTACACCGACAACTCGGTGCAACCCGGAGAGCTGCTGGTAATTCACTTCATCATGTTACATAACACATGTACAGTAATCGAGCAGCTGCAGTGAGCGCGTGAGCAGGACATGGTCACCTCACATTAAATGGATTGTTTTCACCTGTAGAGGAAATACATTAAattcaatcaatcgatcaatcggGGTGTTGTAGagtgtaaacaaacagcagagcagcTGTGAGGGTGAATGGCTGCCTGTGACTCTCTCATGGTGACTGCAGGCCTCTCTCATTTCATGAATGGTCTCAGTGACTGCCAAGAAAACACCGACTCACAGCGCCACCTAGTGGACGCAAAGCACACTACAATAAAGACAGGACACTTTTCTTTTATGTCAGAGCTGCACCATCAGAGAAACACAATGAGACTATGATTAATCTGAAAGATAAAACCACTGCAAAATGAGTCACAACTATAGCAATACACAGTGTAGAGCTTCATTGTAAATGACTCTTGAAATGCTGCTGATGTGACATTTGTTGGGTGTTATTACATGCGGAGGGCGGCTCTGCAGCACTTTGTCATTCAGTAAGATTTGCTACACTAGTGCAGCCGCTGTTCTTGTGATGGTGCACTCTCATTTCACAATTTCagtaatgttttgaaaaaaccTGTTGCGACTTTTTATCTATGCATGATTAAGACTGCATGGgagtaaaaatataaagataagAAGAAATTGGACACCCTTAAAAATAATGGGATCATAACAGTAAAGGTGTTATAACTCAGAGCTAGTTAAGTGTCTGATCTGTGGAGGAGGACGagtctctgcttctctctgacTGACCGCCCTGTCTCCGTTTGTCTCCTCAGCAAATGGAGCTGCTGGTTCTCAACAAGCTGAAGTGGGATCTGGCTTCAGTCACGCCTCATGACTTCATCGAGCACTTTCTGTCCAAGCTGGAGATCTACCCGTCCACCAAGCAGATCCTCCGCAAACATGCGCAGACCTTCGTGGCTCTGTGTGCGACAGGTGGGACACTTTTCCTCTCTGGTGCTGTTCCTCGCTTGTTTTCAGAAAATACCAGTGTTTCAGATGGAATCCAGATTTCTGACGAAACAAATACTTTACCGAGTTTGGAGGTAACGTCCTCAACCCATGTTAATGCTCTGATCATTATCAGTTAACTCTCAGTGACAGGATCTCCTGCAGAACATTTCTCTCCTGCAGTTTGTTTCAATTCAAGTCAAACTATGATGGCTGAAGTGCTTCTTCTCTTTAAACCAGAAGGCAGaggtttattattttgttattatcaaACTGTGTGTATCAAAAACCTTCAAATACATGATGTCACATTAGGAGCAGAATCTACTGTCGGCTGTGATGAACCGTTACTGAGGGTTGAGTCAGAGCTGTGTTGGTTTGGCTGTGCCGTAGATTTCC from Notolabrus celidotus isolate fNotCel1 chromosome 3, fNotCel1.pri, whole genome shotgun sequence carries:
- the ccnd1 gene encoding G1/S-specific cyclin-D1 codes for the protein MEDQLLCCEVDSIRRAYQDVNLLTDRVLHTLLRAEENYLPSPNYFKCVQKEIVPKMRKIVATWMLEVCEEQKCEEEVFPLAMNYLDRFLSVEATRKTRLQLLGATCMFLASKMKETVPLTAEKLCIYTDNSVQPGELLQMELLVLNKLKWDLASVTPHDFIEHFLSKLEIYPSTKQILRKHAQTFVALCATDVNFIASPPSMVAAGSVVAAVQGLYLKSQDASLSSQNLTNFLSQVIRSDPDCLRACQEQIESLLESSLRQAQQHAGSTESKRVDEDVDLSCTPTDVRDINI